One part of the Microlunatus elymi genome encodes these proteins:
- a CDS encoding VOC family protein produces MLNSVSQSQIFVLDQDEALDFYTNKLGLEVGTDFDLGFMRWLTVQVPGHPERQILLERPGAPAMDEATAAQVRDLLTKGVMGGWLIFTTDDAYACYEDLKAKGVELTDGPTEQPYGVDFGLRDPFGNRIRIGTIKVWANDLPADAFSQNAN; encoded by the coding sequence ATGTTGAACTCAGTGAGTCAGTCCCAGATCTTCGTCCTCGACCAGGACGAGGCCCTCGATTTCTACACCAACAAGCTCGGCCTGGAGGTCGGCACCGACTTCGACCTCGGCTTCATGCGCTGGCTGACCGTCCAGGTGCCCGGGCATCCGGAACGGCAGATCCTGCTGGAACGTCCCGGAGCCCCGGCGATGGACGAAGCCACCGCCGCGCAGGTACGAGACCTGCTCACCAAGGGAGTGATGGGCGGCTGGTTGATCTTCACCACCGACGACGCCTACGCCTGCTACGAGGACCTGAAGGCCAAGGGAGTCGAGCTCACCGACGGTCCGACCGAGCAGCCGTACGGGGTGGACTTCGGCCTGCGCGACCCGTTCGGCAACCGGATCCGGATCGGCACGATCAAGGTCTGGGCCAACGACCTGCCCGCTGACGCGTTTTCCCAGAACGCGAACTGA
- a CDS encoding S53 family peptidase has product MRSRSPRLKRGLTIAGMTTLSVAMVGLASTTSSADPGARRSFPGSVPAFVSAANDVGASSDTTVEGEVYLDLQDEVGAQRLATAVSTPGNASYGKYLTPAQWIKRFAPTKADLASVKKYLKQSGMTITAIPASREYVVFRGPADEVDAAFGTALHNYRIDGTTVSAPSKAPTLPVSVAGKVLGISLGNARSKLTRPSSVRQGEGVPGAQRSSTGVQGSGATTSGAAKATPRSQAATTSQCSTYYGEYKATMPSAYGRTKFPTFVCGYLPSQLRSAGNVDRLINSGYDGSGVTVGIVDAYASPTIVQDTNDYMRAVYEPLMSRFTQIGAKPADFSDEALCGYPSGWQTEETIDVQSAHSVAPDAHILYSGAFNCGGGMDIALSAILDHGRADLVSNSYGYTGEAVGNDVIRGQQNIHIQAAGTGIGLYFSSGDDGDDTVDLGYPAANWPATSPYVTAVGGTSEAINARGGYKSEVGWGDQLDKVVNGKYSSPLPGDTYGGGAGGGVSTVIAEPEYQRGVVPTSLSGKGNKASRVIPDVADLADPYTGFQIAIRPITDDSTLATGDLEYQTWGGTSLASPIVAAKMAITQQRTGQQLGFANPALYQQAKAHPGAFHDIVTPAAPQALSYTSAKSGNLYLVTLNQGGTLKTRTGYDDITGIGSLKTPNLAAALGSSQD; this is encoded by the coding sequence ATGCGCAGCCGTTCCCCCCGGTTGAAGCGCGGACTGACCATCGCAGGCATGACGACGCTCAGCGTCGCGATGGTCGGACTCGCCAGCACCACCTCGTCTGCCGACCCAGGAGCTCGCCGGTCCTTCCCCGGCTCCGTGCCGGCCTTCGTCTCCGCCGCCAACGACGTCGGAGCCAGCAGCGACACCACCGTCGAAGGCGAGGTCTACCTCGACCTGCAGGACGAGGTGGGCGCCCAGCGGTTGGCTACCGCGGTCTCTACGCCCGGTAACGCCAGCTACGGCAAATACCTGACGCCGGCGCAGTGGATCAAGCGGTTCGCGCCGACCAAGGCCGACCTGGCCTCGGTGAAGAAGTATCTGAAGCAGAGCGGGATGACCATCACAGCGATCCCGGCGAGCCGCGAGTACGTGGTCTTCCGCGGCCCGGCCGACGAGGTCGACGCCGCCTTCGGCACGGCACTGCACAACTACCGGATCGACGGCACCACCGTCTCGGCACCGAGCAAGGCGCCGACGCTGCCCGTTTCGGTCGCCGGCAAGGTGCTCGGCATCAGTCTCGGCAACGCGCGCAGCAAGCTGACTCGGCCCTCCAGCGTCCGCCAGGGCGAGGGCGTACCGGGTGCCCAGCGTTCCAGCACCGGGGTCCAGGGCTCCGGCGCGACCACCAGCGGCGCGGCCAAGGCGACACCGCGCAGCCAGGCCGCCACCACCAGCCAGTGCTCGACCTACTACGGCGAGTACAAGGCCACGATGCCGAGCGCGTACGGCAGGACCAAGTTCCCGACCTTCGTCTGCGGCTACCTGCCCAGCCAACTGCGGTCGGCCGGCAACGTGGACCGACTGATCAACTCCGGCTATGACGGCAGCGGCGTCACCGTCGGCATCGTGGACGCGTACGCCTCACCGACGATCGTGCAGGACACCAACGACTACATGCGCGCGGTCTACGAACCGCTGATGAGCCGGTTCACCCAGATCGGTGCCAAGCCGGCCGACTTCTCCGACGAGGCGCTCTGCGGCTATCCGTCCGGGTGGCAGACCGAGGAGACCATCGACGTCCAGTCGGCACATTCGGTCGCGCCGGACGCTCACATCCTCTACTCCGGCGCCTTCAACTGCGGCGGCGGGATGGACATCGCCCTGTCGGCGATCCTCGATCACGGCCGGGCCGACCTGGTCAGCAACAGCTACGGCTACACCGGCGAGGCGGTCGGCAACGACGTCATCCGCGGCCAGCAGAACATCCACATCCAGGCTGCCGGCACCGGCATCGGTCTCTACTTCTCCAGCGGCGACGACGGTGACGACACTGTTGATCTTGGTTACCCCGCCGCGAACTGGCCGGCCACCTCGCCGTACGTGACCGCGGTCGGCGGCACCAGCGAGGCGATCAACGCCCGCGGCGGTTACAAGTCCGAGGTCGGCTGGGGTGACCAGCTGGACAAGGTGGTGAACGGCAAATACAGCTCGCCGCTGCCCGGTGACACCTACGGCGGCGGTGCCGGCGGCGGCGTCAGTACGGTGATCGCCGAGCCCGAGTATCAGCGGGGCGTGGTGCCGACATCCCTGTCAGGTAAGGGAAACAAGGCGTCCCGGGTGATCCCGGACGTGGCCGACCTGGCCGATCCGTACACCGGATTCCAGATCGCGATCCGGCCGATCACCGACGACAGCACGCTGGCCACCGGTGACCTCGAGTATCAGACCTGGGGTGGTACGAGTCTGGCCAGCCCGATCGTCGCGGCCAAGATGGCGATCACCCAGCAGAGGACCGGACAGCAGCTCGGCTTCGCGAATCCGGCGCTCTACCAGCAGGCGAAGGCACATCCGGGCGCGTTCCACGACATCGTCACTCCGGCCGCCCCGCAGGCACTGAGCTACACCAGTGCCAAGTCGGGCAACCTCTATCTGGTCACCCTGAACCAGGGCGGCACCCTGAAGACCCGGACCGGTTATGACGACATCACCGGGATCGGATCGTTGAAGACTCCCAACCTGGCCGCAGCCCTGGGCAGCAGTCAGGACTGA
- a CDS encoding DNA polymerase III subunit beta family protein, with translation MTQTSLLTIGAFARSVGLTPSALRFYDDAGLLAPATVDGRTGYRYYDDGQRQQAVLVRQMRELDVPLTTMRAVLEAEPDQAEALLRTHAERLTERADRARAAVDEIVGALRGRGIEAADSATTFVVGAVELAGAIRQVAPFAAADHDEAALDCVLVDASEGELTLAATDRYRMAARTLPLSELEGAPRRMPVPAAALTDVVDWLMRRRRVRLTGRAGSLMISDHDQLQEPERVEVAVVHDRFPDYRRVLTGTAEEAVRSRVITDRVRLLTLIAADQTSTVVLQPEQDQLRIGRLNDPETRTLPAYCSGPLHPMAFSPALLASALQSSVGPDVLIEGAPGRAAVVRSADQGSFSTLVMPRRLDGTGDAPGDPTRDSSPDPGAGTPS, from the coding sequence GTGACCCAGACCTCGCTGCTGACCATCGGCGCCTTCGCCCGATCGGTCGGGCTGACGCCGAGCGCGCTGCGGTTCTACGACGACGCCGGGCTGCTCGCGCCGGCCACCGTGGACGGCCGGACCGGCTACCGCTACTACGACGACGGCCAACGCCAGCAGGCAGTCCTGGTCCGGCAGATGCGCGAACTGGACGTGCCGCTGACCACCATGCGGGCGGTCTTGGAGGCCGAGCCCGACCAGGCCGAGGCCTTGCTGCGTACGCACGCAGAACGGCTGACCGAACGGGCCGACCGCGCACGGGCCGCGGTGGACGAGATCGTCGGCGCCCTGCGCGGCCGTGGGATCGAGGCGGCGGATTCGGCGACGACATTCGTGGTCGGTGCGGTCGAGTTGGCCGGGGCGATCCGGCAGGTGGCGCCGTTCGCCGCCGCCGATCATGACGAGGCGGCGTTGGACTGTGTGTTGGTCGACGCGAGTGAGGGTGAATTGACGCTGGCCGCGACCGACCGCTATCGGATGGCCGCTCGAACCCTGCCGCTGAGCGAGCTGGAAGGGGCGCCTCGCCGGATGCCCGTGCCCGCCGCGGCGCTGACCGACGTCGTCGACTGGCTGATGCGTCGTCGCCGGGTCCGGCTGACCGGTCGGGCCGGATCGTTGATGATCAGCGACCATGATCAACTTCAAGAGCCGGAACGGGTCGAGGTGGCCGTCGTCCACGATCGTTTCCCGGACTACCGTCGGGTGCTGACCGGAACGGCGGAGGAGGCCGTCAGGAGCCGGGTGATCACCGATCGCGTCCGCCTGCTGACGTTGATCGCGGCCGATCAGACCAGCACCGTCGTGCTCCAACCGGAACAAGATCAACTTCGGATCGGACGGCTGAACGATCCGGAGACCCGGACGTTGCCCGCCTACTGCTCCGGCCCCTTGCACCCGATGGCGTTCTCGCCCGCCCTGTTGGCTTCGGCGCTGCAGAGCAGCGTCGGCCCGGACGTGCTGATCGAGGGCGCGCCCGGGCGGGCGGCCGTGGTGCGGTCGGCCGATCAGGGCAGTTTCAGCACCCTGGTGATGCCGCGTCGGCTGGATGGCACCGGTGATGCACCCGGCGATCCGACCCGTGACTCGTCGCCTGACCCGGGTGCGGGCACGCCGAGTTGA
- a CDS encoding GNAT family N-acetyltransferase has translation MGQDLDGTAARQPTTADLRDLAAGLPVEPVPADCELARRAVGHYFAELDRRFEAGFAAAEQSAHDAEAMSPPDGIFLVVVDDVEPVACGGLQTIGPGIAEIKRMWVHPEWRGAGLGRRLLAALELRAVELGRDRIRLDTNDTLTEAIAMYQRAGYRKVDRYNDNPYARLWFEKELRQESISDPVDP, from the coding sequence ATGGGGCAGGATCTGGACGGCACGGCAGCTCGGCAGCCCACCACCGCAGACCTGCGGGACCTTGCCGCCGGTCTGCCGGTCGAGCCGGTGCCGGCGGACTGCGAGCTCGCACGCCGGGCGGTCGGGCACTACTTCGCCGAACTCGACCGGCGATTCGAAGCCGGATTCGCCGCCGCCGAACAGTCGGCGCACGACGCCGAGGCGATGAGCCCGCCGGACGGCATCTTCCTCGTCGTGGTCGACGACGTTGAACCTGTCGCGTGCGGTGGACTGCAGACGATCGGACCCGGAATCGCCGAGATCAAACGGATGTGGGTGCACCCGGAATGGCGCGGTGCCGGCCTGGGGAGACGACTGCTGGCGGCGCTGGAACTGCGGGCGGTCGAACTCGGCCGGGACCGGATCCGGCTGGACACCAACGACACGCTGACCGAGGCGATCGCCATGTATCAGCGGGCCGGCTACCGGAAGGTCGATCGCTACAACGACAACCCGTACGCCCGGCTCTGGTTCGAGAAGGAACTCCGGCAGGAGTCGATCAGCGATCCAGTTGATCCATGA
- a CDS encoding helix-turn-helix domain-containing protein — MNYALEDQNRRMLRARDAMDRTFAEQLDIPALAGIAHVSEAHFIRTFSATFGETPHRYLQRRRVERAMFLLRNTDLSVTEICYRVGFSSLGTFSRTFTAIVGEPPSRHRGRGPIPPIPGCFVMSWTRPTRPTCQ; from the coding sequence ATGAATTACGCCCTGGAGGACCAGAATCGGCGGATGCTGCGGGCCCGGGACGCGATGGATCGGACCTTCGCCGAGCAGCTCGACATCCCTGCCCTGGCAGGGATCGCGCATGTCTCCGAAGCGCACTTCATCCGTACGTTCTCGGCGACGTTCGGCGAAACACCGCATCGCTATCTGCAACGGCGTCGGGTCGAACGGGCGATGTTTCTGCTCCGCAACACCGACCTGTCGGTGACCGAGATCTGCTACCGAGTCGGTTTCTCCAGTCTGGGCACCTTCAGCCGGACCTTCACCGCGATCGTCGGCGAGCCTCCGTCCAGACATCGCGGCCGCGGCCCGATCCCGCCGATCCCCGGCTGCTTCGTGATGTCCTGGACCCGCCCCACCCGGCCGACTTGTCAGTAG
- a CDS encoding MFS transporter yields MIGPLAAAVGAIMIAVAPTLPCAVSGSVLMGIGTATFTGHLIPLFLVWTPPELTARFQSLFGIVQAVPMVIMNLAYGLIAARLGAGSALLVTAGICAAAAPVVLGNHRLRTSMINSE; encoded by the coding sequence ATGATCGGGCCGTTGGCCGCCGCAGTCGGGGCGATCATGATCGCGGTCGCGCCGACGCTGCCGTGCGCGGTGTCCGGGTCGGTGCTGATGGGCATCGGCACGGCGACCTTCACCGGTCACCTGATCCCGCTGTTCCTGGTCTGGACGCCGCCGGAGTTGACGGCCAGATTCCAATCCCTGTTCGGCATCGTGCAGGCGGTGCCGATGGTGATCATGAACCTGGCCTACGGCCTGATCGCCGCCCGGCTCGGCGCCGGCAGCGCCCTCCTGGTCACCGCCGGGATCTGTGCCGCCGCCGCGCCGGTGGTGCTCGGCAACCACCGGCTGCGGACCAGCATGATCAACTCCGAGTGA
- a CDS encoding LOG family protein, whose amino-acid sequence MRICVFCGSSTGRIPAYAQAAAGLGRLLAERGIGLVYGGATVGTMGVMADAALAAGGQVYGVIPGQLVDREIAHRSLTELYEVADMHQRKAKMAELADAFIALPGGAGTLEELFEVWTWAQLGLHNKPIGLLDVAGYFQLMTPLLDHMVAEGFLKPQYREALQIDADPELLLKRLAAVEPPPPKWSGAAASAGDKER is encoded by the coding sequence GTGCGGATCTGTGTCTTCTGCGGCTCGTCGACCGGCCGGATCCCGGCGTATGCACAGGCGGCCGCCGGGCTGGGTCGACTGTTGGCCGAGCGCGGCATCGGATTGGTCTACGGCGGCGCCACGGTCGGCACCATGGGCGTGATGGCCGACGCCGCGTTGGCCGCCGGCGGACAGGTGTACGGGGTGATCCCGGGGCAGCTGGTCGATCGGGAGATCGCCCACCGCAGCCTGACCGAGCTGTACGAGGTCGCCGACATGCATCAGCGCAAGGCAAAGATGGCCGAGCTGGCCGACGCGTTCATCGCTCTCCCCGGCGGCGCCGGCACGCTGGAGGAGCTCTTCGAGGTGTGGACCTGGGCCCAGCTCGGGCTGCACAACAAACCGATCGGGCTGCTCGACGTGGCCGGTTACTTCCAGCTGATGACGCCGCTGCTCGATCACATGGTGGCCGAGGGGTTCCTCAAGCCGCAATATCGCGAAGCGTTGCAGATCGATGCCGACCCAGAGTTGCTGTTGAAGCGACTGGCCGCGGTCGAACCGCCGCCGCCGAAATGGTCGGGCGCCGCAGCGTCGGCCGGCGACAAGGAACGCTGA
- a CDS encoding SDR family oxidoreductase has product MSSLPEIGVTGSTGAVGGLVALGLAERGIAQRLLVRTPDRAPRVDGAVAVPTSYADRALALRSLDGVRVLFMVSATEAPDRLDQHRTFIDAASEAGVEQLIYTSFYGAAADCTFTFGRDHYATEEHIRSRGLTHTFLRDNFYLDLLPSFAGEDGVIRGPAGDGRLAAIARADVAGVATEVLADPAAHRNVSYDLTGPQALTMAEIAAAIGEQTGRPVRFHDETVAEAYASRKRWPAPDWQYDAWVSTYTAIAAGELAAVSSDVERITGRRPILLAELLAGRG; this is encoded by the coding sequence ATGAGTTCGTTGCCGGAGATCGGGGTCACGGGTTCGACCGGGGCGGTCGGCGGGCTGGTTGCGCTCGGGTTGGCCGAGCGCGGGATCGCGCAACGGCTGCTGGTCCGGACGCCGGACCGAGCGCCGAGGGTGGATGGGGCGGTGGCGGTGCCGACCTCGTACGCGGATCGGGCGTTGGCGCTGCGCTCGCTCGATGGTGTGCGGGTGCTGTTCATGGTGTCGGCGACCGAGGCGCCGGACCGACTGGATCAGCACCGTACGTTCATCGACGCCGCGTCCGAGGCGGGTGTCGAACAGCTGATCTACACCTCCTTCTACGGCGCGGCGGCCGACTGCACCTTCACCTTCGGACGTGATCACTACGCCACCGAGGAACACATCCGGTCCCGCGGTCTGACCCACACCTTCCTGCGGGACAACTTCTACCTCGACCTGCTGCCGAGTTTCGCCGGCGAGGACGGGGTGATCCGCGGACCGGCCGGCGACGGTCGGCTGGCCGCGATCGCCCGCGCGGACGTTGCCGGGGTGGCAACCGAGGTGCTGGCCGATCCGGCCGCACACCGCAACGTCAGCTACGACCTCACCGGGCCGCAGGCGCTGACCATGGCCGAGATCGCCGCAGCGATCGGCGAGCAGACCGGACGACCGGTGCGCTTCCACGACGAGACCGTGGCCGAGGCCTACGCCTCGCGGAAACGCTGGCCGGCACCGGATTGGCAGTACGACGCCTGGGTGTCCACCTACACCGCGATCGCCGCCGGCGAGCTGGCGGCGGTCAGCTCGGACGTCGAGCGGATCACCGGTCGTCGGCCGATCTTGCTGGCCGAGTTGTTGGCGGGTCGCGGATAG
- a CDS encoding SGNH/GDSL hydrolase family protein, translating into MSDVNRVVLLGSSFAAGPGIAPVRDRWAGRSANNYGQLVARRLGTELVDLSVSGATTETLLDSPQRMLIKKYPPQLSELPADAELIMITAGGNDLGYIGSMMRLSAAGRLRSNRLLGPVLRRLPRSTAEPPSEADVDNAIAGLERVVDAARKRAPAARIMLVDYPILIGPDTVVGPQLPVEPDELRFLHRIGEQLVGVFAAAAEQSGAELVVVSEPSRDHAIGSTEPWVNGFRPPADDGSRFHPNAAGMCASAELIMDQLDR; encoded by the coding sequence GTGAGCGACGTCAACCGGGTGGTCCTGCTGGGCAGTTCCTTCGCCGCCGGGCCGGGCATCGCACCGGTCCGCGATCGGTGGGCCGGACGATCGGCCAACAACTACGGTCAGCTGGTCGCCCGTCGATTGGGTACCGAGTTGGTCGACCTGAGCGTCTCCGGCGCCACCACCGAGACGTTGCTGGACAGCCCGCAGCGGATGTTGATCAAGAAGTACCCGCCGCAGCTGTCGGAGCTGCCGGCGGACGCAGAGTTGATCATGATCACCGCCGGCGGAAATGATCTTGGTTACATCGGCTCGATGATGCGGCTGTCTGCGGCCGGCCGGCTGCGGAGCAACCGGCTGCTCGGACCGGTGCTGCGCCGACTGCCACGCTCGACCGCCGAGCCGCCGTCCGAAGCCGACGTCGACAACGCGATCGCCGGTCTCGAGCGCGTCGTCGATGCCGCCCGGAAGCGTGCGCCGGCAGCGCGGATCATGTTGGTGGATTATCCGATCTTGATCGGTCCCGACACCGTGGTCGGGCCACAGCTGCCGGTCGAGCCGGACGAGTTGCGGTTCCTGCATCGGATCGGCGAGCAACTGGTCGGCGTGTTCGCCGCCGCGGCCGAGCAGTCCGGCGCCGAGCTCGTGGTGGTGTCCGAGCCCAGTCGTGATCACGCCATCGGCAGCACCGAACCGTGGGTGAACGGCTTCCGGCCGCCGGCCGACGACGGCAGCCGCTTCCATCCCAATGCCGCGGGCATGTGCGCGTCCGCCGAGTTGATCATGGATCAACTGGATCGCTGA
- a CDS encoding MFS transporter has translation MTGQQYAVRAGWRSGSAGFGLYVGASTLAGLGSTMLAFAVNWEATGFGARIAGLVATLGALPRAILMLLGGAIADRHGIRRIMIICDACMTTILISSLSILIGTESTLPVIIGLSVLGGAISAFYLPAAGGFVRLFVPAERLPKVMARVGGVQQVARLVGPGLGALVVVAAGLIGALGANLISYLVIMVALLVVRPPIRLAADSGEHPAVKGTAGQVLDGLRQAGRTAGMPAALGSLALVAGGVLPVIYLGVPLLVREQGRGVRAAGWIESAWIVGSLLVTVIMARWGAYRRAGG, from the coding sequence ATGACCGGACAGCAGTACGCCGTCCGGGCGGGTTGGCGGTCCGGGTCGGCCGGCTTCGGGCTCTACGTCGGCGCGAGCACGCTGGCCGGCCTCGGCAGCACCATGCTGGCCTTCGCCGTCAACTGGGAGGCGACCGGGTTCGGCGCTCGCATCGCCGGTCTGGTGGCGACCCTCGGTGCACTGCCGCGGGCGATCCTGATGTTGCTGGGCGGCGCGATCGCCGATCGGCACGGGATCCGCCGGATCATGATCATCTGCGATGCGTGCATGACGACGATCTTGATCAGCTCGCTTTCGATCTTGATCGGCACCGAGTCGACACTGCCGGTGATCATCGGGCTGTCCGTGCTCGGCGGTGCGATCTCCGCCTTCTACCTGCCGGCGGCCGGCGGATTCGTCCGTCTCTTCGTGCCGGCCGAGCGACTGCCGAAGGTGATGGCCCGGGTCGGCGGTGTGCAGCAGGTGGCGCGACTCGTCGGCCCGGGGCTGGGTGCGCTGGTGGTGGTGGCCGCCGGCCTGATCGGTGCGCTGGGCGCAAACCTGATCAGCTACCTGGTGATCATGGTCGCGCTGCTCGTGGTCCGGCCGCCGATCCGGCTTGCCGCCGATTCGGGTGAGCACCCCGCGGTCAAGGGCACCGCCGGTCAGGTGCTGGACGGCCTGCGGCAGGCCGGGCGGACTGCCGGAATGCCCGCCGCGCTCGGCTCGCTGGCCCTGGTGGCCGGCGGCGTCCTGCCGGTGATCTATCTCGGAGTGCCGCTGCTGGTCCGCGAACAAGGCCGGGGTGTCCGCGCCGCCGGTTGGATCGAGAGTGCCTGGATCGTCGGCTCGCTGCTGGTGACGGTGATCATGGCCCGCTGGGGCGCCTACCGCCGGGCCGGAGGATGA
- a CDS encoding L,D-transpeptidase family protein, with amino-acid sequence MADNRPRTSRRATQHSALTTKSGTGPRSIRTAAVTSITGALAAVVLVGCGQLPADMAKPGAGASSGKPVASASSSPPGISAAPSSSPSSTKATATTSAAEPAAKPKSTTSTKPSSKHTDKPAAKKTTAPAKIIYRTGDDGQQIRELQARLKQVGWYSGDVTPHYGAQTATAVKGFQDKRDLSPTGVVDEVTWAKLTAMTQQPSHNELYNIEPAGPAIMKQGDNGTKIKQLQARLAQLDWFSEKITGYYGSVTSQAVKGFQDKRRLPATGDVDQKTWDRLVGMTKEPTKDELSGNDPRTQSGGSTSELDQRCLTGRAMCIDKTRNQLVWVIDGKPQLRFDVRFGADTSPTREGAFSVGWKAKDWTSTIYHSKMPYSMFFSGGQAVHYSSDFAARGYAGASHGCVNVRDLTGIQSLFSQAQVGDKVIVYRS; translated from the coding sequence GTGGCCGACAACCGGCCGCGGACGAGCCGCCGCGCCACCCAGCATTCCGCACTCACCACGAAGTCCGGCACGGGCCCGCGGTCGATCCGGACCGCCGCGGTGACCTCGATCACCGGAGCCCTGGCCGCGGTCGTGCTGGTCGGCTGCGGACAGCTGCCGGCCGACATGGCCAAGCCGGGAGCCGGAGCCTCCTCCGGCAAACCGGTGGCATCGGCCAGCAGCAGCCCTCCGGGCATCAGTGCCGCACCGAGCAGCAGCCCGTCCTCGACCAAGGCGACAGCCACGACCTCGGCCGCCGAACCGGCCGCGAAGCCCAAGTCCACGACGTCCACCAAGCCGTCCAGCAAGCACACGGACAAACCGGCCGCGAAGAAGACCACGGCGCCGGCCAAGATCATCTACCGGACCGGCGACGACGGGCAGCAGATCCGGGAACTGCAGGCCCGGCTGAAGCAGGTCGGTTGGTATTCCGGCGACGTCACCCCGCACTACGGTGCGCAGACCGCGACCGCGGTGAAGGGGTTCCAGGACAAGCGTGATTTGTCCCCCACGGGAGTTGTGGACGAGGTCACCTGGGCCAAGCTGACCGCGATGACCCAGCAACCCAGTCACAACGAGCTGTACAACATCGAACCGGCCGGCCCGGCGATCATGAAACAGGGCGACAACGGCACCAAGATCAAACAACTGCAGGCACGACTGGCCCAGCTGGACTGGTTCAGTGAGAAGATCACCGGCTACTACGGGTCAGTCACATCGCAAGCAGTGAAGGGATTCCAGGACAAGCGCCGCCTGCCGGCCACCGGTGACGTCGACCAGAAGACCTGGGATCGGCTGGTCGGCATGACGAAGGAACCGACCAAGGACGAGCTGTCCGGCAACGATCCGAGGACCCAATCCGGCGGCAGCACGAGCGAACTTGATCAACGCTGCCTGACCGGTCGGGCGATGTGCATCGACAAGACCAGGAACCAGCTCGTCTGGGTGATCGACGGCAAGCCTCAATTGCGTTTCGACGTCCGGTTCGGGGCCGACACCTCGCCGACCCGCGAGGGTGCGTTCAGCGTCGGCTGGAAGGCCAAGGACTGGACTTCGACCATCTACCACTCGAAGATGCCGTACTCGATGTTCTTCTCCGGCGGCCAGGCGGTGCACTACTCCTCCGACTTCGCCGCCCGCGGGTACGCCGGCGCATCCCACGGCTGTGTCAACGTACGAGACCTGACCGGCATCCAGAGCCTGTTCAGCCAGGCGCAGGTCGGCGACAAGGTGATCGTCTACCGCAGCTGA
- a CDS encoding LLM class flavin-dependent oxidoreductase yields the protein MRYSINIPNFGNFADARAVQRVAVAAEQAGWDGVFVWDHVVHNKVQRRGQPFGDPWMLLTAAALATSKIKLGTLLTPVARRRPEQLARQVATLDAISAGRVIFGAGLGAPIEDEFGSFGDTTDGRVLAERLDEGLELLARYWTGLRVDHDGRHYRVREVTLLPPTVQQPRPPIWIGGYWPNRPPMRRAARWDGVVPLFASAQHGQVPALDEVRSMINFVREQRGNVPDPYDIVVGGTTDPGSAAEIIGPFADSGVTWWDERMVQSEDGFDRLAPVLRRIDQGPPNL from the coding sequence ATGCGGTATTCGATCAACATCCCCAACTTCGGCAACTTCGCCGACGCACGCGCCGTGCAGCGGGTTGCGGTCGCGGCCGAGCAGGCCGGCTGGGACGGCGTGTTCGTCTGGGACCACGTCGTGCACAACAAGGTGCAGCGTCGAGGCCAGCCGTTCGGCGATCCGTGGATGCTGCTGACCGCGGCAGCGCTGGCCACCAGCAAGATCAAACTCGGCACGTTGCTGACGCCGGTGGCTCGTCGCCGACCCGAGCAGCTGGCCCGTCAGGTGGCCACGCTGGACGCGATCAGCGCAGGCCGGGTGATCTTCGGCGCCGGTCTGGGCGCCCCGATCGAGGACGAGTTCGGCAGCTTCGGCGACACAACCGACGGCCGGGTGCTGGCGGAGCGGCTGGACGAGGGGCTGGAGCTGCTGGCTCGTTACTGGACCGGGCTGCGCGTTGATCATGACGGTCGGCATTATCGGGTACGGGAGGTGACGTTGCTGCCACCGACGGTGCAGCAGCCGCGGCCACCGATCTGGATCGGCGGCTATTGGCCGAACCGGCCGCCGATGCGGCGAGCTGCCCGCTGGGACGGCGTGGTGCCGTTGTTCGCCAGTGCCCAGCATGGCCAGGTCCCGGCGCTGGACGAGGTTCGTTCCATGATCAACTTCGTCCGGGAGCAGCGTGGCAACGTTCCCGACCCGTACGACATCGTGGTCGGCGGCACCACCGATCCCGGCTCCGCGGCCGAGATCATCGGCCCGTTCGCAGACTCCGGCGTCACCTGGTGGGACGAGCGGATGGTCCAGTCCGAGGACGGCTTCGACCGCCTCGCCCCGGTGCTGCGCCGGATCGACCAAGGCCCGCCAAACCTCTGA